In the genome of Nymphaea colorata isolate Beijing-Zhang1983 chromosome 9, ASM883128v2, whole genome shotgun sequence, one region contains:
- the LOC116260259 gene encoding pentatricopeptide repeat-containing protein At2g22410, mitochondrial-like: protein MPVTFLSLPKLLALLESSPRFRDALRIHAQLIAGGLHENPIALRKVVSFFALASSGDIDHALLVFSQIEKPGIFYWNTLIRAYSKTPAHRNALFLYKQMLHSFTSPNNYTFPFLVNSCARCGTPESGMQVHSHIIKNGFDTDLFVVNAMMHMYSVFGDMDSARELFDRRPTRDVVSFNTMITGYSRGNDPVDALCVFREMIILGVKPDEYTMVGLLSACAKSGDARKGKQIHLFICKSWEIDMNLILESALIDMYAKLGLMDTASKLFGRMRKKSPMSWSSMVSGYAKIGEIENARLLFANMPEADPVTWTAMISGYSQAGYFAEALQLFEKMEMEGLKLDEVALVCALFACAGLGALDVGKRLHGYIKNRSIEQNSVLMTALVDMYCKCGCIDTALEVFYGVTDDKKSVCLFNAMISGLAQHGQGKKTLDLLADMEDSGLRPDAITFVSVLSACSHSGLIAEGVQQFYSMIKFHAIIPQIEHYTCVVDLLGRAGFLKEANAFLEKVPIEANSVAWRALLGACEVHGNVEIGELVGRRLLQLDPLHGGRYVLLSNIFSKSSRWDDARKMRELMSGNGIQKPPGWSLIELNGIRHQFLVNDNSQACTGDVHFMLEILGKDLKSAGNVPDNDQILDNLY from the coding sequence ATGCCTGTTACATTCTTGTCATTGCCAAAGCTACTAGCTCTCTTGGAATCCTCTCCGAGATTTAGGGATGCGCTTCGGATTCATGCACAGCTTATCGCCGGTGGCCTCCACGAAAACCCAATCGCCCTTCGGAAGGTCGTCTCCTTTTTTGCTCTCGCGAGTTCCGGCGACATCGACCATGCGCTTCTTGTCTTCTCCCAAATCGAGAAGCCAGGAATCTTCTACTGGAACACCCTCATCAGAGCCTATTCTAAGACGCCTGCTCATCGAAATGCACTCTTCCTTTATAAACAGATGCTCCATTCCTTTACTTCACCGAACAACTATACATTCCCCTTCTTGGTCAATTCATGTGCAAGGTGCGGGACGCCAGAATCCGGTATGCAGGTTCATTCGCATATTATAAAGAACGGGTTCGATACAGATTTGTTTGTTGTGAATGCTATGATGCATATGTACTCAGTATTTGGTGATATGGATTCTGCACGCGAACTGTTTGATAGGAGGCCTACGAGAGATGTAGTCTCATTCAACACCATGATCACTGGATATTCTCGTGGAAATGATCCTGTAGATGCATTGTGTGTATTCAGAGAAATGATTATCTTGGGCGTCAAGCCTGATGAATATACTATGGTAGGTCTGCTGTCCGCCTGTGCAAAATCGGGAGACGCACGCAAAGGAAAGCAGATTCATCTTTTCATCTGCAAAAGCTGGGAaattgatatgaatttaatcttAGAAAGTGCACTGATTGATATGTACGCAAAGTTGGGGTTGATGGATACCGCAAGTAAGCTGTTCGGCAGAATGAGGAAGAAAAGCCCGATGTCGTGGAGCTCTATGGTGTCTGGGTATGCCAAAATCGGGGAGATTGAAAATGCAAGACTTCTGTTTGCTAACATGCCTGAAGCAGATCCAGTAACGTGGACAGCCATGATCAGTGGCTATTCTCAAGCAGGATATTTTGCAGAGGCATTGCAACTGTTTGAAAAAATGGAGATGGAAGGCCTTAAGTTAGATGAAGTAGCTTTGGTCTGTGCCCTTTTTGCTTGCGCTGGCCTCGGTGCACTAGATGTTGGCAAGAGACTTCATGGCTACATCAAGAACAGGTCAATTGAGCAAAACTCGGTTCTGATGACTGCTCTTGTGGACATGTATTGCAAGTGTGGCTGCATAGATACTGCTCTGGAGGTTTTCTATGGAGTTACCGATGATAAAAAGAGCGTCTGCCTCTTCAATGCCATGATTTCTGGCCTGGCCCAACATGGGCAGGGGAAGAAGACACTCGATCTACTTGCTGACATGGAGGATTCAGGCCTGAGACCAGATGCGATCACCTTTGTCAGCGTTCTTTCAGCATGCAGCCACAGTGGTCTTATTGCAGAAGGCGTGCAACAATTTTATTCCATGATCAAATTTCATGCCATCATTCCACAAATCGAGCACTACACTTGCGTGGTTGATCTCCTCGGTCGAGCGGGATTCCTAAAGGAGGCCAATGCATTTTTAGAAAAAGTGCCAATAGAAGCAAATTCTGTAGCTTGGAGAGCTTTGTTAGGCGCATGTGAGGTCCATGGAAATGTTGAGATTGGTGAACTTGTTGGGAGGAGACTTCTCCAACTCGACCCTCTCCATGGCGGCAGGTACGTCCTTTTGTCgaacatattttcaaaatcaagcaGGTGGGATGATGCTCGGAAGATGAGGGAACTGATGTCTGGGAATGGAATCCAGAAACCACCTGGGTGGAGCCTAATTGAGCTCAATGGTATCCGTCACCAGTTCTTGGTGAACGACAACTCTCAAGCCTGTACTGGGGACGTCCATTTTATGCTGGAAATTCTAGGAAAAGATTTGAAGTCTGCCGGAAATGTGCCTGACAACGATCAAATATTGGATAATTTATATTAA
- the LOC116261366 gene encoding uncharacterized protein LOC116261366 gives MRFHYILAGWEGSATDARVLYSALEDNLHPLEISHGKYYLADAGYPNIVGLLTLYRRCRYHLSEFNVSGSRQIETEEELYNYRHSSLRTTVERAFGLLKARFPILKNHVSYPISTQVKIVQATCVLHNFIINHNPNAEQFPSDDINDSEVSEIINDDENTEQTQIRGSNNELREQITSTMWNDYVSSKILIV, from the exons ATGCGGTTTCACTATATACTAGCCGGTTGGGAAGGAAGTGCAACTGATGCAAGAGTATTGTATAGTGCATTGGAAGATAATCTTCATCCATTAGAAATTTCACAtg gtaaatattatcttgctgaTGCTGGATACCCAAATATTGTTGGATTATTAACTCTATATAGAAGATGTCGGTACCATCTATCAGAGTTTAATGTGTCTGGATCTAGGCAAATTGAGACAGAAGAAGAATTGTACAACTATAGACATTCATCTTTGCGCACTACTGTGGAGAGAGCATTTGGTTTGCTTAAGGCAAGGTTTCCGattttgaagaatcatgtgtcatatccaatatccactcaagttaaaattgtacaAGCAACAtgtgttcttcataattttataatcaaCCACAATCCAAATGCTGAACAATTTCCTTCTGATGATATAAATGATAGTGAAGtaagtgaaattataaatgatgatgaaaatactgAACAAACGCAAATACGTGGTAGCAACAATGAACTTCGTGAGCAGATTACTTCAACAATGtggaatgattatgtttcaagtaagATATTGATTGTGTaa